One Paenisporosarcina sp. FSL H8-0542 genomic region harbors:
- a CDS encoding rhodanese-like domain-containing protein has protein sequence MTFVYISSAALFGLIIYFLISSLRLKKAVSGLTQEQFIEGYRKAQLVDVREPKEFEGGHILGARNIPSSQMRQRYKEIRADKPVYLYCQNSARSARTALFLKKKGYNQIYQLQGGFRQWTGKIRTK, from the coding sequence TTGACATTTGTATACATTAGCTCTGCTGCATTATTTGGTTTGATCATTTACTTTTTAATCTCGTCTTTGCGATTAAAAAAGGCTGTATCAGGTTTAACACAAGAACAATTCATTGAAGGATACCGTAAAGCACAACTTGTGGATGTGCGTGAACCTAAAGAATTTGAAGGTGGACATATCCTTGGAGCACGTAATATTCCTTCATCACAAATGCGTCAGCGTTACAAAGAAATTCGTGCGGACAAGCCCGTATACTTATATTGCCAAAATAGCGCAAGAAGCGCACGTACGGCATTGTTCCTTAAGAAAAAAGGATATAACCAGATTTACCAACTGCAAGGCGGTTTCCGTCAGTGGACTGGGAAAATCAGAACAAAATAA